The Candidatus Paceibacterota bacterium genome contains the following window.
CGGAACGCCTTCGTATATGCCCTCGGCGACTCCCGTGCCGACCTCGGTATATTGGGCCTTCTCTATGTTTGCGCGGTGCGTCGGCGAATCCATCCACGCCCTGGTCACGTCTTCGGAATCGGAAAAATTGATAGCGAGGTTCTCGCCCGCATATTCATAGTCATAGCCGACCTGATCGAGCCAGTACCACGGAGTCTTCCCTTCGGGACTGACATGAGCGAAATATCCCTTAGCGGCCATATCTTCGGCCTTGAGCTGGGCAGACCTGTCGAGGACCGGATTATCGGCCAGAGCGCCGAGAGATTCCTTGGCCCGCTCTGCATTCGTGAGATCGCCAAGAACCGCCGGAAGGACCGCGGCCGTGCCCTGGTATCCGCCCATGAAGTTCGAAGTCATGCCGAAGAACGCGAGCGCTTCGCCCAAGAGGAGGAAAAGGACGACGTAACGGGCGGCTTCGCCATGCAAAAGATGCGGGCGATGGCCGTTGCCGCGGTGCGGGACAAGATGGTTTTTTAGCCAAGAAAACATAATCGGTACGATGTCAATATCGTACTCTGTATGGAGGCTTCGGTCAATGGAAAAGTCAAAGATCATGTGACCAGGGTACAAAAAAAGCGCTTAAGAAGCGCTTAATTCGTCCTGAAGACAGGCTGAAAGCCGCAAGAGGCTACTGGTTGAGCGCCCCGATGGTCATAGAACCGACATAGCCGGTAACAGGAAGATCAACTGAAGCCTGGTAGGCCTTAACCGCCGCAAGCGTTATCGGACCGAAATAGCCGGTGCTCGTCGGGAAGGTAAAGAAACCCGCCGCTCGCAAGCGCTCCTGGAGAGCCACGACCGCGTCGCCTCTCATTCCTTGAGAGACAGGGGTCGAGAGCCTTATCGTTGCGGCGCCGAGGACCTGTCCGATCGATGGAGCGCTCGAGGCAGTCGTAGCGACCGAGATTGAAGACCCTGCGCCGGACGAACGACCGCCGGAGCGGGCTGATACTATGCCGGAATTAGCAGTGGCTGTGGCACCGTTGGTGATGCTATATGTCGCGAACGTCGTAAAGTGCTTGGTCCAGACAACAAGGTCAGAGCCTACGTCGATTTTACATTCAGAACCTGCGGCAAGGGCATTGGCAGTAGTTTGATCGTCAGCAACGCAAGTTTCGGTGATCTCGGTAAAAGTAGAGCCCCCGGCAGGAATGAAACCCGCTCGTTTACCTGCCTGACCCGTAAGAACAAGCCTAACAGCCTTATCGAATGTAAGAGTTGCCGTATCAGAGCCAACTTTAATAGCGACGGCGACCGATGCGGTCTGACCTGCTCCTACTGACGGAGCAACAGAAACCGTTGCTACTTCGGGAAGCTTTATCTTGCCATCCCACGAAGAATCGCCGGTGATGACCGTACCAGAAGGTATCTCTACATCGACAGAATCAGCATTCACCGTAATCGCTACAGGGGTAGTAGCCGCAAACGCGGTGACAAGGGTGCTAAGGTCGAGCTTAGCGTCAGTAACGCCTTGAGGAACCGTTACCGATACAGGAGTCACGCTTGACGAGGTAATCGCAACAGACGCACCCGAAGTAACTGGTGCCGGCAATACATAGAGTCTCGTATTGCCCGACATGCTTGAGGTGTATTGAGAGGCATTTACCGTCACATCCTTAGTAACATCATCAATCCAAATGGCAGGACCAGCTTCAGTGTGAGCGCTAGTACCCGTAACCGTAAGAACCGCAGGCGATGTAACGCCGCTGCCCAGATCTACGTTGATACCTCCCCAGCCGTTGTTCGCGGTGGTAATGTTGTTTACATTCACCGTCGAACCGTTAACAATCACTGCTGCATGATCGTTGTTCGATACCGTGACTGAATTCAGGTTCACATCGGTCGACACGTACGCATGGATACCGTTGAGGTTGATACCCGCCGTTCCGTCGATGACGAGGCTTCCGATAGTGACATCGCTCGTATTCAGGATGCCGATCGCGCTGTTGTTGCTATTATCGGTCTTGGTGAAAGCAGGGCTCAAGGTGAAGCCGTTACCATCGAGCGTGAGCGCCTTGGTGATATTCGCCTGTGCGCTGGTCGTGATGTTTCCAGCCAATTCGACGGTGTCGCCTGCCGTAGCCGCGTCGAACGCGGCCTGGAGGTTCGCATGCCCGGTATGAGCAGTCGAGTTGTACACGGGATGAATATCTCCCGAGTTACCGCTATCGGCATTCACCCATGTTTCGCCCGTAGGAGCAGCATAGGTCCAGCCCCAGCTGTAGCCAGAGTTAGGGACCGAGCTGTTAAAATAATACGTGATCCACTTGCCCGTAAGGCCATCGCATTCATTTGCGATGGAGCAGTCAGGATTAGCGATAGGAGCCACTGAATCGTTCGGAGCGACCATGGTCTTTACAACGACCGCGCCTTCCATCGTGCCCGTAATAGGCTGCGAAAGCGTAACGCCCGTCGGGCTGATGCCCGTGGTGGTGAAGGTGCCTATGTCGGTCGCCTTCGCGCAGAAATAATCAGCTTCCGGCCAGATCTGGATGTGGCGATCAAAATTGTCGAGAGCCCAATTACCTGCGAGGCCCGAATCAGGGTCGTTAGCGATGTGATAAGTGGTATCTACGACGGTCGATCCGACATTCACGCATTCGTTGGAAGCAGGCACGTCGGCATGAGCGACTGCGGAGAAGCCGGTAAAGGCAACCGCGACGAACATCGCTGCACTAAAAAACTTTCTCATGAGAGATTATGGATTATAAAGCAACCGAGATGATAAAAAGGTTCTGGCGTTACAGGCATGAGCGTACTCTTGCTCAGGCTTTTTGTAAATAGGACCGACTTTAGTCTTTCTTCAGCTTTTCTTGACCCTACTATCGCGACGAAATGACCTTCTCTATCTCCGGAATGATGCCGTCGAGGCCTATCGTCGCCTTGACGACGAATCTCGCGGCGCCGAGCTCTCGTGCCCGGGCGATCTCTTCCTGCTGGCCGAGATTGGACAGCACGAGGACAGGGATCGGCTTGGTCGCCGGGTCCGCTTTGAGCAATTTCAATATCTCGAAGCCGTCGAGATTCGACATGAGGAGGTCGAGGATCACGACATCCGGCATTTCAGCCCTTACCGTCTCGAATGCCTTGAGGCCGTCGGTGACGATGGCGAGCCTGGCGCCGGTCTTCCCTATGCGGTCAGAGACCATTTTGCCGAGGAACTTATCGTCCTCGATCCATACGATGCTCTTCCCCGAAAGGCTGTTATTCATGGACTAAGTATATCACGCCCTCTTATGCGGATTTCATGCGGCCATAGAGAGCCTGGATCTCGTCGCGCAGTATCGCCGCAGTCTCGAAATCGAGGATCTTTACCGCTTCATTCATTTCAGCCTCTTTTTTCTTTATGACGGCCTTCGGATTCTTGGCGAATTCGGCTTCGTCTATCCTGATCTGCTCTTTGACGGCCTTATCGTGCTCGCTCTGCATCTGGTCGGTGATGTCGCTAATGGCCTTTATGATGGTCTTCGGCGTTATGCCGTGCTTTTTGTTGTACGCCTCCTGGATATCGCGGCGGCGGGAGGTCTCTTTGACCGCGCGCTCGATCGAACCGGTCATGACGTCCGCATACACGATGACGCGACCCTCCACATTACGGGCGGCACGGCCGATGATCTGGATGAGCGACGTTTCCGATCGGAGGAAACCCTCCTTATCGGCATCCAAGATAGCTATCAGCGCCACTTCAGGCAGGTCGAGGCCTTCGCGGAGCAGGTTGACACCGACGAGCACGTCGAATCTGCCGCGGCGGAAGTCGGTGAGAATGTTGATGCGGTCGATCGTCTTGATATCGCTATGGAGGTATTCGGCTTTGACCTTGCGCTCCTTCAGATAATCCACGAGATCTTCGGCCATCTTCTTGGTCAAGGTCGTCAAGATGACGCGAAAGCCTTTGGCGATGGTCTTCTCGGCTTCGGCTATAGAGTCGAATATCTGGCCTTTGTACGGCCCTTTCTCCGTGACCGGCTTTACGTCGACGACCGGGTCGAGAAGCCCCGTCGGACGGATGACCTGTTCGACGATAGCGTCGCTGTTCTCGCGCTCGAATTCGCCCGGCGTCGCCGATGTGTATATAGCCTGCCCCACCCTCTCCTCGAATTCCTGGAACTGGAGCGGCCTGTTATCGCGCGCCGAGGGCAGACGGAAGCCGTGCTCGACGAGCGTCTTCTTGCGGCTCTGATCGCCGGCGTACATGCCGCCCAGCTGCGGGATGGTGACGTGCGATTCGTCTATGATAGTGAGAAAGTCCGGCGTGCCGTCGGCCTTGTGCGGGAAATACGAAAGGAGCGTGTCGGGCGGCTCGCCCGGAGCCTTGCCGCTGAAATGGCGAGAATAGTTTTCGATCCCGTTGCAGTAGCCGACCTCGCGGATAAGCGCCAGATCATAGTTCGTGCGACGTTTCAGGCGCTCGGCTTCGAGGTTCTTCCCCTCTTTTTTGAGCTCTTCGAGCCTCTGCTCGAGCTCCGCTTTGATGGTCTTGAACGCGCGATCGACCTGATCCTTGTCCGTGATGAAATGCTTTGCCGGAAAGAGGAAGAAGACATCGAGAGGCTTCAGTATAGTGCGATTGATAGCGTCGATCTGTTCGATCGACGAAACCTTATCGCCGTCGAAACCGATGCGGTATATGGTCTTTTCGTTTACGGGCATGACCTCGATCATATTTCCGACGGCGCGGAACATGCCGGGCTCTAGATCGGCAGTGGTGCGCTCGAAATGGATACCGATCATGCGGCGGATCATCTCGGCGCGGTCGGCTTTCATACCCTTCGAGACTCTCATGTTGACCTTCTCGTAATTTTCCGGCGAGCCGAGGCCGTAGATGCAGGAAACCGACGCGACGATGATGACGTCCTTCCTCGTCAGCAACGCCTGGGTCGAAGCGTGGCGCAGGCGCTCGATCTCTTCGTTGATCATCGCCTCCTTTTCGATATAGGTGTCGGTCACGGGCATGTATGCCTCAGGCTGGTAGTAGTCATAGTACGAGACGAAATAGTGAACGGCGTTTTCAGGAAAGAATTCGCGGTACTCCTGGGCCAGCTGCGCCGCGAGCGTCTTATTATGGGCGATGACGAGCGTCGGCTTGCCTATCTGGGCTATGACATTGGCCGCGGTGAACGTCTTTCCCGATCCGGTCACGCCCAAAAGCGTCTGGTGGCGAGCGCCTGACTTGATGCTCTTCACGAGACCTTCTATGGCCTTCGGCTGGTCGCCCGCGGGCTTGAATTTGGTATTGATCTTGAATACGGACATATACAGCAATACGGCGCACGAAACGGTCCTGGGCGCCTAGTGCTATGACTATATCGCGCCGCGGCGCATAAGACCAGATACCGCCGGCAAAAAGAAAAAGCCGCGCCAAAACTGGCGCGGCTTGAGATATATGCGGACCGGGAGCGAATCAGTCCCGAACGCCCAGAAAAAAGGCGTTGGAGAGCTGATAGCGCGGAGCGACGTCGAGCATCCGCTTCCCCGGATAGCAGGAGACGAGGACCGGCGTCGGATTCTGCCCTTCATGTCCGGGAGCGACGACCCGACGGAACATCCAGCTCACAGGCCTGTCTTTTCCGAAATAGAGGAGGTCGCCGACGAGGCCCGGGCGATAGCCTTGTTCCGCGATGCGCGCGGCAGCTTCCTGCGGCGAGCACTTCCCGAACTTGAAGAGCTTCGGCTTCCTGCCCCATGTCATGAGCATGCCGGAATAGAGCGAATCGAACCACGGCACGACCATCCAATATTTGCCGAGGGCGACGAGCTCGCTATACGTGAACGCCCGATCGACCGGGATATTGGCATTGGGCCGCGACGCCTGCGGAAGCTGCGCGGGTTGCGGCGGACGCCGCCTGAAGAGGGAGCCGAGCCCGGGACGATACGCTTGAACGTGCGCTGTCGAGTGCATATGTTTCCTTTCCTATTTAGATCGCGTTCCTATGATCCGCTTCGATGCGGATTGTCCGGAACGATGCGCCGATGTAGATGTGATTTTTACGGCGCTTCAAAGAGCTTATACTTACATTATAGCACCGATAACCATATAAGTCAATGCAGGAAAAAAGGGTCACGCGGCGAAGCGTGACCCTGAATTTTCTAGTCGAAGCAATGAGAAATGAAAGGATGCAGTCTCAACCTGAATCAGAGTCGAAGGGTTCTAAGCCTTTGAGCGTGAGCTCGAACTCCTACCTTCGGTCGAGGCGCGGTTTGCGATTCCGTTCCCTGGCTGGCCGCTGGCGGCCTATGCGAGGGGCGCGGGAGGGCGAGGACCAAATTGAGGCGGACGGGGTCCGAACTCAAGAGGAAGCCTTTGCATTCCACTCTTCATTTCTTGCTTTTTCATTGTTTGTTCCTTTTCGTTGTTTGCGAATGGAAGCGGGACCTAAAAGCCGGTGAAGGCTCTCTGCAGTCAATTCTATCCCCCTCTGAAGATTTGTAAAGAAAAGCAAGGCGCCTCTGCCCTATTTTTCGTGGATAGCAGGTGGATAATCGGTGGAAAGCTGGGGATTTCCGGAGAGAGCTCCTAATAAAGCGATTTTTCAGCTCTTGACGCTGACGCGATCCTAATTCTCAGTAGAGTTCATCGCTGCCTGGGTCAGCGGGCCGTAATAGCCGGTCGCAGGCACTCCGTGGGCGGCCTGGAATCGCTTCAGGGCCGCGAGCGTCGCCGGGCCGAATACTCCGTTAGGGGCGGCAGCGAGGTATCCCTTCTGCGCCAAGGTTTCCTGAAGGGACTTCACTGCTTCGCCCTGGTCATGATATTGAAGGCCCGCCGGCGGCACCGATGACGCGGGAGCGGCATTGATCGCCGCCCTTGCCTCTTGAGCCTTATCGGCCGGTATGACGCCGGCGGCGATAAGGGCTTCGATGAAGGTCGAGAGCGTCGGGAGGAGGACGGGACGGGCAAAGCTCGACGGAGCTGCGTCGCTCGACGCGAGGTTAGCGGCCCTGCGCGCCGCGGACGTCTGCGACGACGGCCTCGATCCCGACGAGGATCCCGAGGACGGGCTCGCCGGAGCGGCGCAGGAAGCCGCGGTGAACGATACGACGGAGCCGAACCCGGTGCCGGTCACGTTCGTCGCATAGGCCCGGAAGTAATAGGTGGTCTCGCAGATAAGGGACGATATCGAGGAAGAGAAAGAGGCTGCCCCCGTTTGGGCGCCGAGAGTAGTCGTAGACACCCCGGTCAAAAGCGCCGATGACGTGCCGTATGTGAAGCCCGACTGGGTGGCGTTATTGCCTCCCGTAACCGAGATGGAGCCGTTAAGGTTCGCAGAGGTCTGGCCGATCGAGGAAGCGGAAGAAGTGACGACCGTCGGAGCGGCGCAAGCAGACGTCGTGAACGAAGTGATCGATCCATATCCGGTGCCGCCGGAGTTCGTGGCGTAGGGACGGAAGTAATACGTGGTATTGCAAGCCAGAGAGGAAGCTGACCCCGTGAACGCGCCCGTAGAGAACGAGCCTGATTCGGTCGAGGTCGATATGACCGTCGAGAGATTTGAGGCCGTGCCGTATGCGAAGCCGCGGACGGAAGGGTTGTCGCCTCCCGTAGCGGTGATGGTGCCGTTAAGGGTAGCGGACGCGTTCGTCAGAGAAGAGGCAGCCTGGGCAGTGACCGTCGGGGCGGAAGGGCCGCCGCTCGAAGTCGTGAAGGTCTTGTCCGAAGACGTCGCATAGTTGTTGTCAGGGTCTCCCGATTCGACGCGGAAATGATAGGCGGTATTCGCAGTAAGCCCCGTGAGCGTTACGGAATGAGACGTGACGTATGCCGACGAGGACGAAGCCGAGCCGTACGATGAGCTAGCTCCGTAGCGCACGGTCGAGCTCGCGACCTTGTCGGTCGTCCAAGTTATCGTCGCGGTAGTCGCGGTCGTGCTCGACGCGATCGAAGATATGACCGGCGGCGTCGTAGAAGCGATGTATCGGGTATAAGCCGGATTAGGGTTCGAGCCGTTGAGCCCGTTCGACCCGAAGAGCGTCACCGCCCCGAGATCCGGGCCTATGCCCGGCCACGGAGACGTGTCCCACCATGACGGCTGGCTCGATCGGTAGAACGAGTTCGGAAGCGTGTGATTCGAGTTTCCCGCATCCCACGACGTGGACGAGGCGTTCCAGTCATAGTTGCCGTGAAGCAAGGTCGTCGCCGCCACTCGGGCGTCAGGGAGCGAGATCGATGCGTTGTAGCTCGCGGTGCCGGAGCATGTATCCTGTTCGCAGCCGAGGCGAGTCGCGGTCCCCATGATGCCGGAGCTTCCGAAGATGTTGCCCAGAATGTTCTCGTAGAGGTTGCCGAGCTGGATGTCCACGGCGAACATGCCGACGATCGTCGCGGGCACGGCCTTGACCTCGATATTGTTCCTGAAAGCGGTATTGAAGCGGGACGAACCGAGGACCTGATCGAAGCGCATGATGCCGGCTATGTTCCCTTCCCAAAGGTTGAACATCGGCTGTCCTCCGTGGGTGGTCATGTCGCCCATCAGGTAGTCTGTGGAAAGGCCGTTCTCGTTGATCGGCTGGCGGGAATAGTTATAGCCGAATATGTTCGCCTGTCCGCCGTATTCGGTGATCAGGGAATGCCTGAGATGGACGAAGACGTTGTTCTCGACCAGGCTGTCGGAGGTACGGCCGTAGATCGCGGCGCCGTAGCATGCGTTGCCGCCGCAGTTCAGCTGCCACGTCTGCTCGAACCATGAATCGCGGATGACGGAGCCGTAGTTTCCTTCGAGGTCGACGTGCCAATTCCAGACGTTGAGGCTCTTCACGTTCCTTACCCAGCAATTGATACAGCCATCGAAATATATGTTCGAGCCGGTCCCCGATCCGCTCTGCTTCCTGTCGAGCGCGAGGCTCTCTACGCCCGCCTTCTGATAGCGCGCAGAATAATTCCAAGTCGCCGGATTCATCATGTACTTGTAATCGTAGTGGACGGGCGTCTCGAGATCGAAATAGTTGCTGCCGATAGCGGTGATCTTGTTCGTCTGTCCGATGGTGCGTCCCATGTAGTTGGCCGTATTCTCTTCCGTGTCTCCGTTATCTTGGGAAAGGATGATCTGGTCGCCGACCTGATAAAAGGTCTGGAAGTCGATGTTCGCAGGATCGACGTAGATCCTGGTACTGCCTTTATAGGCTCCTGAATAGACCGGGATGGAGCGGGATGGAGCGGGACCAGCTTCCGCCGCCCAGGATAAGAGTCGTCACGCTCGCGTCAGCGATGATCTTCGTGAAATTCGCTCCGGCGCCGATGAGGCTCTTATTGCTCGGCATAGCGATTCCGCCGGAGATACGGTAAGTGCCTGCAGGAAGATAGCAAGAGGTGTTATCCGCCGCATTATCGAGACAGCTTTGTATAGCCGCCAGGTCATCGGTGACCCCGTTGCCCGTCGCTCCGTCATTCGTGACCGCATTCCTTCCCACGGCGCGGGTCGGGATCGTGAACAGAAGCCCGGCGTTCGTCGTCCAGTCGATCTTCCTTTCAGGCGGTATCAGCTCCTTCGGCGAGCACGCTCCCGTGACGAAGGTGCGGTCGGTGGACGATCCGGTAGCCCCGTTATATCCGAATACCCTGAAATGATAGGTCGTATTGCACGTAAGGTCGTACGCGTTAAAGGCGAACGGAACGGTGGTGTCATAGACAGCCGACGAAGACGTGGCGCTCGTCGAAGAGCTGTACGAGGTCGTAAGACCGTACTGGATGCCGACTTGGGAAGACGCCCCGTACGAGCCAACGACCGTTATCTGGCCGGAAAGGAGCGCCGACGTCTGGCCCACGTTCGACGCGGCATTAGACGAAAGAGCCGGCCATTCGCAGGCGGACGTACTGAACGTCGCGTCGCTCGAAGTGCCCGTGCCGTTTGAGTTCGTCGCGAACGCCCTAACGTGATAGGACGTGCCGCAGTAAAGGCCCCGGACGGTCTGCGAATATGCGCCGGTAGAATAGGATCCCGTCGTAGACGTCGCGAGCCCGTAGGAGGTCGTAGTGCCGAAATTGAAGCCGCGGACGGTCGGAGTAGACGCGCCGATGCTCGTGATCGAGCCGTTGAACGTGGCCGTAGACGTCGAGACGCTCGTAGGCGCAGAGATCGAGAGGAGAGGCGTCGTCGGACACGCCGAGGTAGTGAAGCTTTGATCGCCGGAAACGCCCGTCCCGGCGGCATTCGTCGCCGATGCCTGGAAATGATAGGTCGTATTGCACGTCAGATTGGTCACGACAAGGAAGAAAGCTCCCGTTCCGTAGAGGCCCGGGCTCGAAGAGGCGGTCGTTCCGTACGAAGCGGTCGTACCGTAGTTGAATCCATAGACCGTCGACGATGCATTACCGTCAGCCGTTATGGTTCCGTTAAGCGTCACCGTATCAGAGCTGATGGACGTAGCGGCCTGGACCGTGACCGTAGGAGCGGATGTCAGCACGTACTCGTCGGCGCCGATATCCCACGCCGTGCTATACGGCCTCGATTGGTTATCGATGTCGGTGGAGAACGGGAGATTCGAATCGCCCGAAAAATCGGCACCGAAATTGCGAGCGCCGGTATCGGATCCTGTGAGGTGAAGGTCCCAGGTGGTCGAAGCGACGAACGAGAATGCCCTGTTCTCCCTGTCGTTCGCGCCGGGAGTGCCGAAGGCGTATATCGGCCCGCTTGCCGCGTTATAGTCGGAATCGCTCCATGAGCCGAGGTCCGGGATCGAGCTCGATGCGAGGATGTTGTTCTTGAAGAAAGTCACGTTAGTAGGCGTCTGCAACACCCTTTCGTTGTCATAGAACGTGTTGTTATAGATATAGACGGCGGCCCAAGAGCTTGGGTTGACGGTGATCGACTGGGCCTGGCCGTCGCCTCTCTGGCCTATGAATACGTTGTCCCAGATGCGGATGGTCCTGGTGCCGCCTCCGTCGCCGACATAGCCGAAATAGAGCTGCCAGGACCTGCAGGGAGAATAGGTGGTCGTATCGATGATAAGGAGATTGTTCGAGAGCCGGTAATCATCGGACGTCGTGACGCCCGAGCTACCGATCGCATCAGTGTTACCGAAAGAGGCGCAGTTGTTCGCTACCTTGACCTGGAGGCCCTCGACGCGCATATGGCCTACGGCCATACCGAGGCCAAATCCCGTGTTGTTGGCGTCGCGGGTATCTTGTATGGAGAACCTCGTCGGAGACCACTTTCCCGTATGCCTCTGCGACTGGTTCACTTCGGTGGCCGTATTCCACGGAGCATAGAGGCGAACGTAGTTATTCACTCCCGTAGTGATGCCCGTGAATTCCGTCCCGGCATCCGGACCGGAGTCATAGTACATGGCGAGATTGAGGATATAGTCCCCCGTGACGAGATTGCTCGTATTGAGATGGCTCGAATCGATCGCTCCGGTATTGGCCGCCGACAGAGACGAGAACGCGTGAGCGATGGAATTGACGGTCGCGGCGGTAACGTTCGAAGGGACGCCGCCGGTCGTGGTTATGACAGTCCACTGGGTCGAAGACACCTTTCCGGAGATATAGGCTTTCGAGGAGGTGTTATACGTAATGAGATCGCCCACGCCCATGTTCGCCGCGGTCTGCGCCACTGATAAGGTCGCGACGCCGCTCGATATATCCATCGTCGGCGAGCCGGTCTTGTGGTCGCTCGTATTTTGACCGACGGAGTAATAGATATTCGTCGCCGCCAGAGCAAGGTGAGGGATCAAGGCAAGGCAAGCTGCCGCAAAAAGCTTAAACGCCCTCCGCAAAATAGCAGATCGAAAATTCACGCTCTTAATTATACCCCAAGGCCTCAAGGCCTACTTATCCACAATATTTCGACAGGAAGACGCCTTTGAAATCGCTGAAAGTGCCGGCGATGACCGCCTCGCGCATCCTTTTCACGAGGTCGACGATGAAATAGAGGTTGTGCACCGAACAGAGCATCGGCCCGAGCATCTCGCGGGACTTATGGAGATGGGCGATGTACGCGCGGGTGTAGTTCTTGCAGGCATAGCAGCCGCAATCGGGATCGATCGGCGATTGATCGTCTTGAAATCGCTCGTTGCCGATATGTATCTTCCCTGTCGGCGTATAGACCGTGCCGTGGCGGCCGAGGCGCGTCGGAGCGACGCAGTCGAACGTATCGCAGCCGTTCTCTACACCGAGAAAGAGATCTTCGGGCTCGCCTATGCCGAGCAGGTGACGCGGCTTGTCTTCAGGCAGTATCTCGTTCACCCATTTAACCGCCGTATGGAGGTCGTCTTTATCGAACGATCCGCCGATACCGAAGCCGTCGAAATCCATGGCGGCCAGAGCGGCAGCGCTCTCCTTGCGCAGATCTTCATAGCGGCCGCCCTGTACCACGCCGAAGAGGGCCTGACGCTCGGAGATAGGCTGTGAACGATGGTATTCGAGGCTCCTTTTGGCCCAGCGATGGGTGCGGTCGAGCGCCTCGCGCTGATACGGCTTGGTCTCCGAAGGCGACGTGCATTCGTCGAATGCGAATATGATGTCGGCGCCGATCGTATGCTGTATCTCCATCGATCGCTCCGGCGTTATGTAATGGATCGTCCCGTCGAGCGGCGATTTGAACGCCGCGCCGTCATGGTCTATCTCGACGAGCTTCGGCTTGACCGCTTCTTCGTCGCGCTCTCTCAAGAGCGGCACGTTCGCGACGTCTTTCAGGATTTTTGAAACGCTCGAGCCATATCCCGCGCCCAGAGAGAATACCTGGAAACCTCCGGAATCGGTCATGGTCGGGCCGTTCCAGTTCATCATCTTCTGAAGACCGCCCATGGCGCGGACGCGAGCCTCGCCTGGCTGCATATACAGGTGGTACGTATTGGCGAGCACGGTCTCGACGCCCGCTTCGCGGAGCATCTCGACGGTGAGGCCGCGCACGGCGGCCT
Protein-coding sequences here:
- the tgt gene encoding tRNA guanosine(34) transglycosylase Tgt codes for the protein MKKPIEFKIEKKGPGMARAGVIQTAHGPIRTPAFIAVGTKAAVRGLTVEMLREAGVETVLANTYHLYMQPGEARVRAMGGLQKMMNWNGPTMTDSGGFQVFSLGAGYGSSVSKILKDVANVPLLRERDEEAVKPKLVEIDHDGAAFKSPLDGTIHYITPERSMEIQHTIGADIIFAFDECTSPSETKPYQREALDRTHRWAKRSLEYHRSQPISERQALFGVVQGGRYEDLRKESAAALAAMDFDGFGIGGSFDKDDLHTAVKWVNEILPEDKPRHLLGIGEPEDLFLGVENGCDTFDCVAPTRLGRHGTVYTPTGKIHIGNERFQDDQSPIDPDCGCYACKNYTRAYIAHLHKSREMLGPMLCSVHNLYFIVDLVKRMREAVIAGTFSDFKGVFLSKYCG
- a CDS encoding glycosyl hydrolase family 28-related protein, whose translation is MNFRSAILRRAFKLFAAACLALIPHLALAATNIYYSVGQNTSDHKTGSPTMDISSGVATLSVAQTAANMGVGDLITYNTSSKAYISGKVSSTQWTVITTTGGVPSNVTAATVNSIAHAFSSLSAANTGAIDSSHLNTSNLVTGDYILNLAMYYDSGPDAGTEFTGITTGVNNYVRLYAPWNTATEVNQSQRHTGKWSPTRFSIQDTRDANNTGFGLGMAVGHMRVEGLQVKVANNCASFGNTDAIGSSGVTTSDDYRLSNNLLIIDTTTYSPCRSWQLYFGYVGDGGGTRTIRIWDNVFIGQRGDGQAQSITVNPSSWAAVYIYNNTFYDNERVLQTPTNVTFFKNNILASSSIPDLGSWSDSDYNAASGPIYAFGTPGANDRENRAFSFVASTTWDLHLTGSDTGARNFGADFSGDSNLPFSTDIDNQSRPYSTAWDIGADEYVLTSAPTVTVQAATSISSDTVTLNGTITADGNASSTVYGFNYGTTASYGTTASSSPGLYGTGAFFLVVTNLTCNTTYHFQASATNAAGTGVSGDQSFTTSACPTTPLLSISAPTSVSTSTATFNGSITSIGASTPTVRGFNFGTTTSYGLATSTTGSYSTGAYSQTVRGLYCGTSYHVRAFATNSNGTGTSSDATFSTSACEWPALSSNAASNVGQTSALLSGQITVVGSYGASSQVGIQYGLTTSYSSSTSATSSSAVYDTTVPFAFNAYDLTCNTTYHFRVFGYNGATGSSTDRTFVTGACSPKELIPPERKIDWTTNAGLLFTIPTRAVGRNAVTNDGATGNGVTDDLAAIQSCLDNAADNTSCYLPAGTYRISGGIAMPSNKSLIGAGANFTKIIADASVTTLILGGGSWSRSIPLHPGLFRSL